In the Mya arenaria isolate MELC-2E11 chromosome 11, ASM2691426v1 genome, one interval contains:
- the LOC128208454 gene encoding zinc finger MYM-type protein 1-like, which produces MALCVRFIDSESDEIHEEFLGFSQCESTTGEALANAFIENLTKLGVKTDQMRGQGYDGASNMSGIHRGVQARIRSLIPEAIYTHCKAHCLNLAIIHASKEVYARNLMSTVQQVAFAFNYSAKRLLQFQETLAGDDVSREGMAERTRLRSLCETRWSARADALHTFLVSYRTVVTTLDRLADEGDTKAAAERNDDEVWNSLFQKAVDIAGDVEVIPAAPRRYGRQQNRPNAPGNTSEFWKRNMYLPFVDHLLVELETRLMQGHGRFCAQKLLPLKIQNDGLPRESINDVYQAFQACLDVDETIFVRECERWRMWWTDATLAVNRPAAPASLAESITLASKALYPSIRHCLTLLMVMPVSTATAERSFSVMRRVKTYLRSTMGTERLSGLGLMNVYRDREISAERVVDKFANQQNRRLVFVFKV; this is translated from the exons ATGGCCCTATGTGTGCGCTTTATAGATTCAGAGAGTGACGAGATACACGAGGAGTTCCTCGGGTTCTCCCAATGCGAGTCTACCACTGGAGAGGCATTAGCTAATGCATTCATTGAAAACCTCACTAAATTAG GTGTCAAAACGGATCAAATGCGTGGCCAGGGGTACGACGGTGCCAGCAATATGTCGGGCATACATCGTGGAGTGCAGGCGAGGATTCGATCCCTCATACCAGAGGCGATATACACCCATTGCAAAGCGCATTGTTTGAACCTCGCCATCATCCATGCATCCAAAGAGGTTTATGCCAGAAACCTTATGAGTACGGTGCAACAGGTGGCATTCGCCTTTAATTATTCCGCAAAACGCTTACTTCAATTCCAAGAAACGCTTGCAGGAGATGATGTCAGCAGGGAAGGCATGGCGGAGCGAACGCGACTCCGATCACTTTGTGAGACTCGCTGGTCAGCACGTGCGGACGCTTTGCACACATTCCTTGTATCATACAG GACCGTGGTAACGACACTCGACCGACTTGCCGATGAAGGGGATACGAAGGCTGCG GCGGAGAGAAATGACGATGAAGTCTGGAACAGCCTGTTTCAGAAAGCGGTGGACATTGCTGGTGACGTTGAAGTCATACCCGCCGCTCCCAGACGTTATGGTCGTCAACAAAATCGACCGAACGCCCCAGGCAATACGTCCGAATTTTGGAAGAGAAACATGTATTTGCCTTTCGTCGACCACTTGCTGGTAGAATTAGAAACACGCTTGATGCAGGGCCATGGTCGGTTCTGTGCCCAAAAGCTTCTTCCATTGAAG ATTCAGAATGACGGTCTTCCCCGGGAGAGTATCAATGACGTGTACCAAGCCTTCCAAGCATGCCTAGATGTGGATGAAACCATTTTTGTCCGTGAGTGTGAGCGGTGGCGTATGTGGTGGACGGACGCGACGTTGGCGGTTAACCGTCCAGCTGCCCCGGCGTCTCTAGCGGAATCAATTACGCTTGCAAGCAAAGCCCTTTACCCAAGCATACGACACTGTCTCACCCTTTTAATGGTCATGCCGGTGTCTACGGCAACAGCCGAACGGTCGTTTTCGGTAATGAGAAGGGTCAAGACATACCTAAGAAGTACGATGGGTACTGAGCGCCTGTCAGGTCTTGGTCTCATGAATGTATACAGAGACAGAGAAATCAGTGCCGAACGCGTTGTCGACAAGTTTGCTAACCAGCAAAACAGACGCCTTGTCTTTGTGTTCAAGGTTTAA
- the LOC128209320 gene encoding uncharacterized protein CXorf65 homolog — translation MFVTVRYGEDERRIFNINCRNEVLLHQIKKRCKLERDEVIELSDETGVVKNLRQNMDEYGVDFLKERETVILLRVETTILEQPPALPTSTEEDFLEPPPDKTVFIPMLAAFSENQDFIDALNPKDRGSRDSLIDDVDGKGRKGKAKDKKKDKKPKPPPPVKK, via the exons ATGTTTGTCACTGTGAGATATGGAG AGGATGAGAGACGGATCTTCAACATCAACTGTCGTAACGAGGTGCTGCTACATCAGATAAAGAAACGCTGCAAGTTGGAAAGAGATG AGGTTATCGAGCTCTCGGACGAGACTGGGGTAGTGAAGAATCTACGACAGAATATGGACGAGTACGGCGTAGACTTTCTCAAGGAGCGAGAGACCGTCATTCTGCTTAGGGTCGAAA CAACTATTCTGGAACAGCCACCGGCGTTGCCGACAAGTACTGAGGAGGATTTTTTGGAACCGCCACCGGACAAGACAGTCTTCATCCCCATGTTGGCCGCGTTTTCGGAAAACCAGGACTTCATAG ACGCATTGAATCCAAAGGACCGCGGTAGCAGGGATTCCCTTATAGACGACGTGGACGGGAAGGGAAGGAAGGGCAAGGCCAAGGATAAGAAGAAAGATAAGAAACCCAAGCCCCCACCCCCGGTGAAAAAGTGA